TCCAGGCCGGGGCCGGAGTCGATCTCCGCCTCGGCACTCGGGCGCTGCATATCGACCGGGGGGCACGTTGCGTGCATCTCTCGCAGGGCGGGCCGATTGCCTATGACAAACTGGTGCTGGCTACTGGCTCAGCTCCCCGGCGGCTTCAAGTGCCTGGGGCGGAACTGCCGCATGTCCGGGTGCTGGGAGATGCGGAGGATGCGCTTGACTTGCGGGCGCGGCTGCGGCCGGGCCTGCGGGTGGTCTGCCTGGGTGCTGGCTTCGTCGGACTCGAATTCGCCGCCATGGCAGTCCGGGCAGGGGCTGAGGTGACCGTGCTCGACACTGCTGCGCGCGCGCTTGGCCGGGTGCTGCCGGCCGAGGTCGCCGAGGTTCTTGTGGCGCGACATCGGGCCGAGGGGGTGCGGTTTGCCTTTAACGTCGGTGTCACCATGATCACCCCCGAAGCGGTGCGCAGCACGGCGGGCGACATTCCGGCTGATCTGGTGCTCATGGGCATCGGCAGCAGGCCGCGGACGGAACTCGCCGAGGCCGCCGGCCTCGTCTGTGACGATGGCGTGATGACCGACGAATTCGGCCGCGCCTCCGACCCCGACATCTTCGCCGTCGGCGACATCTCGCGTCATCCGAACCCGCTTCTGGGCCGCACGATCCGACTCGAAAGCTGGGCCAATGCCCAAAATCAGGGGATCGCTGTCGCGCGGGCGCTGGCGGGAGGGCAGGAGCCCTATGCCGAACTGCCCGCGTTCTGGACCGAGCAGTACGACTGGATGGTGCAAATGGCTGGCCTGCCAGCCGCCCATGACCGACTGATCTGGCGCGGCATGCCGGGCGACCGCAGCTTTCTCGCAATGCAGATGCTTGGCGACCGTGTCGTCGGCGCGATCGGCTTCAACGCGGCACGCGACATTCGGGTGTTGCGCGGGCTGATCCTTGGCGGCCGTCCAGCGGATGTCGCCTTCCTTGCCGATCCGACCCGCAACCTCCTCCGCTATCCAAAGGACGCCGCATGAGCCCCATTTTTTCTCTCGATGGTCGCCGGGTTCTGGTGATCGATGCATCGCACGGCGTTGGTCCCGCCGTCGCCGATACGGTCGAGGCTGCGGGGGCTGCCGTGCTGCGCCGCGACCTGGACGGGTCCGAGCCCGACGCCTGGTTGGACGGGATCGAGGAGGCGGAAGGACCGATTGATACCCTGATACTTGCCGCGCCGCCGGTGAGCAACAAACCGGTGCTGGAAATGACCGCGGCGGAAATGCGTGCAATTGCCGAGGCCGAGATGGTCGGTCCCGCGCTCGTCATGCAGGAGGCGGCGCGGCGGATGGCCGCGCGCGGCTTCGGCCGGATCGTGGTCTTTGCCTCGATGTCGGCCAAGACCGGCCTTCACCATCACGTCGCCCCCCATGCCGCCGCAAAGGCCGGGCTTCTTGCCTTCATGCGCGTGCTTGCGGCCGAGATCGCTGGCAGCGGCGTGACCGCGAATGGTATAGCGACCGCGCTGTTCGAGCCGCAGACTGCGCGCATGAGTGAGGAGAAGCGGAGCCGGCTGCTGCGCGAGGTGCCTGTCGGACGCTTCGGTCGCTCTGTCGAGGCGGCGCATGCGGTGTTGTTCCTGCTGGCGCCAGATGCCGGTTACATCACCGGCGAGACCCTGAACATGTCCGGTGGACGTTTCATGGACTGAGCCCTATCCACAGATACATGCGAAAGGACAGCATAAATGGCCATCGGCACGCGTATTCATGGCTACCGCAATTCGGTTCCCCGCAATATCAAGCTTTTCGGTGCAAGCGCCGGGGCGCAGAGACTGGTAGCGGACATCCTCTATGAGGGTCCGCCCAATCTGCTTTGCGACCGGGTAGCGACGGAAGGCGTGCGGCTCGATCTACCGGTGGCAGGACAGGTGCCGAACGCCGTGATCGTTGTGCATGTTAACGGTGAGCCAGTGGTTTCGGCTTTACCCGTGCTGCGCACGGCGTCGATGTTGTCGCTGGTGGTGATCGAGGCAAACATAGACGTTATTGTCCCGCCTGCGCCGGAGCTTCGAGCCCTTCAAGGAGTGGCGGATCTGTTCGTCACCACCTCGGACTGGGATTTCGTCGCCGAGCTTGTGGGCAACCTGGCGAGTTGACCGAAGCGCAGGGTGTGACAGAGCGCCTCGGGCTCTGGCTAAAAACCACCCGTTCTCATATCCCCTGTATCAGGGTCCGCACGAAAATTCCCGCTTTTTAAGTCGGCGAGGCATGGGGTTGCAGCCTTTTTCGCATGGGTTTCGGCGCTCGTGGCCATGCATGTCACACGGCATTCCGAATTCGTGGAGACGACGACCGGTATTCTGACGACGTGGCCGACGCGATGGATTCTGCCGGTGGTGGGGTTGGTCGTCGCCTTGGAGGCCATGAATGCGGTCTCCCTCGCACCCTTTGCGACCTCGTCCTATTACGCCATGTGCAGGGCGCCGGTTCCGACTGCCGCGGACTGGCAGGACAAGCGCGCCCGCGTCGCCTCGGGCACCCAGGCGCTGCTCCTCGAAAGGCTCGGCGCGACGCGCGTGGTCGTGACGGCGCCGGAAATTGCCGAGGCCATGGCGCGTGGACAGATCGACTGCGCCATCATCCCCTTCACCTTCCTGAAGTCCTATTCCGTCGCAGATTCCGCGAAGTATATCGTCGACCTCCCGATCTTGGTGAGCTGGGCGATTTCACCCCGCATTATTCGCCGAGCCGGCTCGGCGGCGCGCTGGAGGCGGGTTGAAGCCGTTCTTGCCGGCTTCTGGGCACCAGCATGTTGCCGATGAGAGCTACGCATCCCGGTTTGGTTGAGAGAGTGGACGAGACGACATCCTTTGGATGATTTCGCCCTTTGGATCGGCCACGACTTCTGGCCGCCCCTGGGCGTTCATTCTGTCGGCGGCATCTGCAACTTGCTCGCGATTATGGGTCGGCCCCGCGTAGCATCTGGATCTGCGGCCAGATGGCGGCCCAGTAGGGCGCGGCCGTTGCGGCAAGTATCAAGGTCATGCGCCGGGCTGAGATGATGAGACGAGCGCCGGCGCGCAGCACGCGTTCCCGCAGGCGGCGCAGGCTCCAAGGGGCTTTCGTGGCGCGCGCCATGGCCCGGCGCGCCACGTGCATGATCTGGTAGGCGAGCATGGCGACGAGCAACCGGACTTCGTTGCAGGCGAAGGCATCGATGGGGGGCGTGACCGATTTCGGCTTCTTGCCGCGCAGATGGGTCTTGGCGCGATTGGTGGAGGACAGCGCTGGAGACAGCACGTCCATCAGCTCGCCCATGTGGCCTTCTGCTTTGCCGCGCTGGCGATAATGGTCCAGCAGGGCCTGCCCCTTCATCTGGAAGCGCGAGATCGAGGTGACGAGGAAGAAGCGGTCGAGCAGCAGATCGCCCTCGCGCTCCTTGACCACCAGCACCACACGGCGGGGCTCGTCCCAGCCCTGCGCCTGGTATTCCAGCTCATGCGTCCAAAGCCGCGGTTCCGTCGGCCGTCGTCCCGGCGGTCGCTTCATGTGCGGCGCCGCGAGCCTGTCGAGGGCTGCGTTCGCCCGCAGGCGGGCGACGTGGTGGATGCCGCGCCCCTCCAGGCCCGACAGGAGCGCGCCAGAGGGGAAGCCTGCATCGATGCGCACGGTCGTGATCTTGCACAGGCTGGCCTCGGCCCGATCGACGACGTCGAGAATGACGTCCAGCGCACCGTCGGCAGTGCCGACATTGCCGGGGCGTAAACGCGCGTCGAGCATGTCGCCGGTCTCGGCGATGGAGGTGACCAGCGGGTGATAGACCCGGGTCCGGTAGTGCCCGTTCCACTCGGCCTTCGGTTGATGGCCATGCACCTCGATGGGCAGACTGTCGACGTCCAGCGTCATGCGAGTGCGCCGCTGCCCGCCATTCTCGGCGCGCAGGTTCCGACCGGCGAGTTCGAGGGCAGCCTCCCGCAGAACCTTCAGGTTGCCTGGCTCCGCCAGCATCGCTGTGCAACGCGAAAGCGTGGGCTGAGAGGCCAGCCCAGGGTGCCCAGTCAGCGGCGTCAGCCCGGCCGACGAGGCGGC
The nucleotide sequence above comes from Celeribacter indicus. Encoded proteins:
- a CDS encoding NAD(P)/FAD-dependent oxidoreductase, translating into MRVVILGAGQAGAWVALTLREAAPEVQITLIGAEALPPYERPPLSKAVLAGADVSTALIRPAEFQAGAGVDLRLGTRALHIDRGARCVHLSQGGPIAYDKLVLATGSAPRRLQVPGAELPHVRVLGDAEDALDLRARLRPGLRVVCLGAGFVGLEFAAMAVRAGAEVTVLDTAARALGRVLPAEVAEVLVARHRAEGVRFAFNVGVTMITPEAVRSTAGDIPADLVLMGIGSRPRTELAEAAGLVCDDGVMTDEFGRASDPDIFAVGDISRHPNPLLGRTIRLESWANAQNQGIAVARALAGGQEPYAELPAFWTEQYDWMVQMAGLPAAHDRLIWRGMPGDRSFLAMQMLGDRVVGAIGFNAARDIRVLRGLILGGRPADVAFLADPTRNLLRYPKDAA
- a CDS encoding SDR family NAD(P)-dependent oxidoreductase — protein: MSPIFSLDGRRVLVIDASHGVGPAVADTVEAAGAAVLRRDLDGSEPDAWLDGIEEAEGPIDTLILAAPPVSNKPVLEMTAAEMRAIAEAEMVGPALVMQEAARRMAARGFGRIVVFASMSAKTGLHHHVAPHAAAKAGLLAFMRVLAAEIAGSGVTANGIATALFEPQTARMSEEKRSRLLREVPVGRFGRSVEAAHAVLFLLAPDAGYITGETLNMSGGRFMD
- a CDS encoding IS1380 family transposase → MGETLRPVTAGFNRSLSIETRAERLTGDPGAVLLREALDATGIIGWMAARMKDSRRQADVVHDLPSLLRTMVLLVAQGWQDHDDADALRHDPAMRVAAASSAGLTPLTGHPGLASQPTLSRCTAMLAEPGNLKVLREAALELAGRNLRAENGGQRRTRMTLDVDSLPIEVHGHQPKAEWNGHYRTRVYHPLVTSIAETGDMLDARLRPGNVGTADGALDVILDVVDRAEASLCKITTVRIDAGFPSGALLSGLEGRGIHHVARLRANAALDRLAAPHMKRPPGRRPTEPRLWTHELEYQAQGWDEPRRVVLVVKEREGDLLLDRFFLVTSISRFQMKGQALLDHYRQRGKAEGHMGELMDVLSPALSSTNRAKTHLRGKKPKSVTPPIDAFACNEVRLLVAMLAYQIMHVARRAMARATKAPWSLRRLRERVLRAGARLIISARRMTLILAATAAPYWAAIWPQIQMLRGADP